The Deinococcus aquaticus genomic interval CGGAGGCGCTGTCGGTCGCGGTGGCATTCAGGGTGACGGGCGTGCTGGACAGACTACCGTTCAGCGGTGCATTCCAGTTGATGATGGGGGCAGTCTTGTCCACGTACACGGTGGTTTTCGTGACGCCCACGGTGCCCAGCGAGTCGGTGAAACGAACGCCGATGTCACGCAGACCCTCGTTCAGGTTGTCGAAATCGAAGGTGAAGGTAGGGTTGCCAGTGGCCGTGGTGGTCGTGAGCAGGGTCTGACCATCCGCCTGAAGTTCCGCCTGCGTCATGCTGGGGGCGTCGGTGGTGGCGGCGGCGCTGATCACCAGGGGACCGCGGACGTAAGTGCGGCCATTGCTGGTGTAGGTGCTGCCCTTGGGATCGGCGTTGGGCGGTGTGATCGCAGGCCCAGCCGTAACTTGGACGGTGCTGGCGGTTTTCACCTTCACGCCGGTTACGGTTGCGTCGGCGCTGGCGTTACCGGCCCGGTCGGTTGCGGCGGCCCTGATGGTGTAGGGGGTGCCGTCCGTCTTGCGGGGGTACCAGGTGACGCTGCCGTTCCCGCCGAGCGTGCCGATGAGTTCGTCGGTGCTGCCGTCGTTTGCGTACACCTTGATGCTGGCGACGCCGGTGCCGCTGTCCTGACCGATCAGGCTGATGGTCACGGGGGTGCTGGTGAACATCTGGCCCTGGGTGAGGCTGGTGATCTGCACGGTCGGGGCGGTGCCGTCGTACGTGTAGGTGGAGGTGGCGGTGCCGGTGTTGCCGGCCTTGTCGGTGGCGCGCACCGTGACGGTGTGGTTGCCGTCCGTCTTGGGCAGGGTGGGAGCAGTGGCGTTGAACGCGCTGCCGTCCACACTGTATTCCAGGGCAACGGTGTCACCGGGAGTGGTGTCGTTCGGTACTGCTTTCACGGAGGCGTCGCTAGTGCTGCCCAGCAGCGCGCCATTGGCGGGATTGCTGATGGTGACGGTGGGTGCAGCGTTGTTCACGCGGGCAGTCACGTTGGGGGTGGGGAAGGTGTTTCCGGCGTTGTCGGTGATGACGGCCGTGATGGCATGGTCACCGTCGCTGAGTTTGGTGGTGTCGACCGGGAAGGTGTACGTTCCGGCGATGCCGCTGGTCTGGGTGCCGCTCAGCAGGCCGTCGATGTACAGGCTGACCGTGGCGACGCCACTGCCGTTCGTGTCGCTGGCGGTGACGCTGAGGGTAGCCTGCCCGCGCAGATCACCGGACGGAGCCGTGACGGTGCCGGCGGGGGGTGTCGTGTCGCTGGTGGTGAGGGCGACGGTGAAGGTGACGGTGGTGTCGGTGCTGTTTCCGGCGCGGTCGTACGCGCGGGCGGTGAGGGTCTGGCTGCCGTTGGGGGCGGCCCAGGTGACGGTGCCCTGCGTGCCGGTGACGGTGCCGATCTTGGTGGTGCCGCTCAGGACGTCGATGTGGTCGACGGCGACGTTGTCGGTGCCACTCACGCTGATCGTGATGGGGTTCTGCGTGAACTTCTGGCCCTGGGTGGGGCTGGTGATCTGCACGGTCGGGGCGGTCCGGTCGACGGTGATCGTGCGGGTCAGGGTGGTGGTGTTGCCGGCAGCGTCGGTGGCGGTGGCAGTCAGGGTGGCGGCGGTGCCGTCCTGGCAGTCACCGTACGCCCACGTGCTGCCTGTGATGGTGCCGCAGCTGGCTGCGTAGGTGACGGCCGCGCCTGTTTCCGTGGTGGCGTTCAGGGTGATGGTCCCAGCGCTGCCGACGGTGGCGGGTGCGTTCCAGTTGAGGACCGGGGCGGTGTTGTCGATCTGGACCTTGATGTCCTGGTTGCTGACAAGACCGACGCCGTTGGTGGCCTGCACGGTCAGGGTGTAGGTGCCGTCGGGGAGGGTCTTGCTGTCCAGGGTCAGGGCGTAGCGGGTGCTGCCGTCTGGCTGGGCGCTCAGGCTGGGCGTGGCGTTCAGGCGTACGCCGCCGTTGAACAGGGCGACCTGACTGACGCCGCTTTCCGGGTCTTTCACGAAGCCGTCGAGGGTGATCACGCCGCGCGAGATGGATGCGGTGGGGGCGGGCTGCACGGTGGCGGTGCCCACGAAGGTGGGGGCGGTGGTGTCGGCCGTGGCGAGTTTGACCGCGACGTTCACGGGGGCGCTGGCGGGGCTCCTGTTGCCGGCCCTGTCGGTGGCAATGACGGTCAGGTCGTAGGTGCCGCTGGTGGGCGTCCAGGTGACGGTGCCGCTGGCGCCGCTGACGGTGCCGATGCTGGTGCCGTTCGCGAAGACTTCCAGGCTGCTCACGCCGCTGCCGGTGTCGTTGCCGGTCACGTTGACTGTGACGGGGTTGCTGGTCAGGGTGCTGCCAGCGGTGGGGCTGGTGATCTGCGCGGTGGGCGCGGTGGCGTCGCTGGTGACCTTGATGGTGCTGCTGGTGCGGTTTCCGGCGGCGTCCTGCGCGGTGGCCGTGATGGTATGCGTGCCGTCGCTACTGAAGGTGGCCTTGTTGCCGGTCAGGGCTGCGCCGTCGACGGTGTACGTGACGGTCCCTTCGTTGGTGGTGGCGTTCAGGGTGACTTCACCGCGCGTGACGGCTCCGTCGGCGGGGCTGATCCAGTTGACCACCGGAGCCGTGTTGTCGACGGTCAGGCTGGCGCTGGTTTCGGCGCTCAGGCCGGCGTTGTCGAATGCGATGGCCCGCAGGTTGTGGGTGCCGTCGCTGAGTTTGGTGGTGTCGAGACTGAAGGTGTACTTGCCGCCCACGCCCGCCGCTTTGGATTCGATCAGGGTGCCGCCGTCGTACAGGTCGACCTTGGCCACGCCGCTGTCAGTGTCAGCGGCGGTAGCGGTGACCGTGACCGTTGCCCGCTGCGCAGTGGCGGGGATGGGGGAGAGGGCGACGGTGGGGGGAGTGGCGTCGCTGCTGGTCAGGTTGACCTTGATGCCGCCGAGGGTGGTGGTGTTGGTGCGGCCTGTCTTGTCGGTGGTGGTGGCGCGCAGGGTGTAGGTGCCGTTCATGGGGGCCCAGGTGACGTCACCACTGGCGGCCG includes:
- a CDS encoding beta strand repeat-containing protein — protein: MKTVPRNPLLLLLTGTLVACGGGSTPSTPGNTAPAVSIKAGGRAIAPDTYLPSRGRLDVSVSDPDIGGSITKVVYSIDNGAKTELTPAASIALALPALSGGQHEVSVEATDNAGAVTAIKAPFLIDAAAPTLTTVNLNGQAATDTATLIVGDAALLSVTAQDTRGDAQKTPAPVTIRVLESGTLVKSVSGNTLTVDLTKAPGNTARTAGTVILTVEAEDSVGFVTSRNIAVTFNAASTGDNGGVTAPTFTWLSPASDFVKGGGTVTLRATATRNGQDLSSQIAYTATCGTISGNIWTLGTDCADGSKQSVTATVTDGGRSFSSPAKVITVDASDPTVQITSPQQGQSFTQNPIKISVTGTDAVSGLDRILVEAKKDGDTNYTQVGVVTAASGDVTWAPMNGTYTLRATTTDKTGRTNTTTLGGIKVNLTSSDATPPTVALSPIPATAQRATVTVTATAADTDSGVAKVDLYDGGTLIESKAAGVGGKYTFSLDTTKLSDGTHNLRAIAFDNAGLSAETSASLTVDNTAPVVNWISPADGAVTRGEVTLNATTNEGTVTYTVDGAALTGNKATFSSDGTHTITATAQDAAGNRTSSTIKVTSDATAPTAQITSPTAGSTLTSNPVTVNVTGNDTGSGVSSLEVFANGTSIGTVSGASGTVTWTPTSGTYDLTVIATDRAGNRSPASAPVNVAVKLATADTTAPTFVGTATVQPAPTASISRGVITLDGFVKDPESGVSQVALFNGGVRLNATPSLSAQPDGSTRYALTLDSKTLPDGTYTLTVQATNGVGLVSNQDIKVQIDNTAPVLNWNAPATVGSAGTITLNATTETGAAVTYAASCGTITGSTWAYGDCQDGTAATLTATATDAAGNTTTLTRTITVDRTAPTVQITSPTQGQKFTQNPITISVSGTDNVAVDHIDVLSGTTKIGTVTGTQGTVTWAAPNGSQTLTARAYDRAGNSTDTTVTFTVALTTSDTTPPAGTVTAPSGDLRGQATLSVTASDTNGSGVATVSLYIDGLLSGTQTSGIAGTYTFPVDTTKLSDGDHAITAVITDNAGNTFPTPNVTARVNNAAPTVTISNPANGALLGSTSDASVKAVPNDTTPGDTVALEYSVDGSAFNATAPTLPKTDGNHTVTVRATDKAGNTGTATSTYTYDGTAPTVQITSLTQGQMFTSTPVTISLIGQDSGTGVASIKVYANDGSTDELIGTLGGNGSVTWYPRKTDGTPYTIRAAATDRAGNASADATVTGVKVKTASTVQVTAGPAITPPNADPKGSTYTSNGRTYVRGPLVISAAATTDAPSMTQAELQADGQTLLTTTTATGNPTFTFDFDNLNEGLRDIGVRFTDSLGTVGVTKTTVYVDKTAPIINWNAPLNGSLSSTPVTLNATATDSASGVNGNVTYTENGQPVTMSDGQHTVTATATDNVGNVAARNVTFTIDSTAPDVIPALPANPQEFTTAPITLTATATDATSSVANIEVLVGLQGQSLTTLGRQSGASYSAVFTPTQAGTYAVQYKASDAAGNTRTVDRTFTYVVTTAPTEKAPAPVLEVVGSAPYSGNMSVNVSGNFDAASQVDRMILQVTDSKGVVDNSTYVTTQARATFSVDTTRFANGPLKLQVIAYTKTGLRGISAEASVQVQNLTSPDFKIASPSDGVTVTTPSVPVQITLTKRSADYTITQPIQVDLLDYRGVTVASRTLDSSDRNVCSGSTESLTCNTTFDVAALPADIYTVRARTTVLVDPTGANISRPLETSSQFRHNTTSVLPPASTIRFPAITDLQKPSQIDSSSGVLISVSDNTGVNVVEARIVGPFDGTQPLTLNGTTQCDASKPVNGRTPVDVLMLNYGYNPSIAIGDVVLNNLDIDGSAYVPDNNPNERYDLRVTVQDTEGNRNIQCIPVTINRAAIRAARSSYTTNTVTSPTPPNSGTGELNYTTGTWSLGGMSNRSRVAAVLYQNSAQKNITFSNDVTGNTSVTVAFGEVGTYQIVWLIEDMTTGIVTSVGGGTVSVVRNP